In Flammeovirgaceae bacterium 311, one DNA window encodes the following:
- a CDS encoding flavin reductase domain-containing FMN-binding protein (COG1853 Conserved protein/domain typically associated with flavoprotein oxygenases, DIM6/NTAB family): MERTVGKHDPLAIALKKISYGFYILTTRQDGEKLSQRTEDYYAAGLVSWVTQCSFDPPMISVAVQKQSDLNETISKSRVFALNVLGKADLPMISPFSKKTAVEPGRLNGYAFEEGQTGAPVFKSVPAYLECRVKEIIHSQADHVIILGEVVHVEVMNADAEPLIEWETEYHYGG; encoded by the coding sequence ATGGAGCGTACGGTAGGCAAACACGATCCGCTTGCCATCGCACTTAAAAAAATCTCCTACGGATTTTATATTCTTACCACACGCCAGGACGGCGAAAAACTAAGCCAGCGCACAGAAGACTATTATGCTGCTGGCCTGGTGAGCTGGGTTACGCAATGTTCTTTTGATCCGCCTATGATATCGGTGGCGGTACAAAAGCAGAGCGATTTAAATGAAACCATCTCAAAAAGCAGGGTATTTGCCCTGAATGTATTGGGTAAAGCAGATCTGCCCATGATCAGCCCTTTTTCAAAAAAAACAGCCGTAGAGCCTGGCAGGCTAAACGGCTATGCTTTTGAAGAAGGGCAAACAGGCGCGCCTGTATTTAAATCAGTGCCTGCTTATCTGGAGTGCCGGGTAAAAGAAATCATTCATTCGCAGGCAGACCATGTAATTATTCTGGGAGAGGTAGTGCATGTGGAGGTAATGAACGCCGATGCAGAACCCCTCATAGAATGGGAAACCGAATACCATTACGGCGGATAA
- a CDS encoding putative two component sigma-54 specific transcriptional regulator (COG2204 Response regulator containing CheY-like receiver, AAA-type ATPase, and DNA-binding domains) has product MRIFIVEDDPFYAELLAYHLSQNPEDEVHRYGTGRECLNHLYLNPSVICLDYSLPDLSGEEVLKKIKAANPEMRVIIISGQENIQTAISLLKMGATDYIVKDDDTRDRLWISLTNLRHQEGLQKTIHHLQEEVGRKYSIDSSIVGNSPAIRKTFSIIEKAAKSKITVSVTGETGTGKELVAKAIHYNSARRSKPFVAVNISAIPKDLIESELFGHEKGSFTGADARRIGLFEEAHGGSLFLDEIADMDIAMQSKLLRALQEMEIKRVGSNKPVSVDVRLLVATHKNLGEEVRAGRFREDLYYRLLGLPIHLPPLRERNTDILLLAKHFIKSYCQDNGLQPLSLSPDAQRKLMDYPWPGNVRELKAVAELACVMSDGNMLESEHIQLMHSSPLDALLTEELSLKEYTNRIIRRYLDRYDQNVLQVAKKLQVGKSTIYRLLQDKEL; this is encoded by the coding sequence ATGCGCATATTTATAGTAGAGGATGATCCGTTCTATGCCGAGTTGCTGGCCTATCATTTGTCGCAAAATCCCGAAGATGAGGTACACCGCTACGGAACAGGCCGTGAGTGCCTGAACCACCTGTACTTAAACCCTTCTGTGATTTGCCTGGATTACTCCCTGCCGGATTTAAGCGGGGAAGAGGTGCTTAAAAAAATAAAAGCAGCAAACCCGGAGATGCGGGTCATTATTATTTCAGGGCAGGAAAATATTCAGACGGCCATCAGCCTGCTGAAAATGGGTGCTACGGATTATATTGTTAAAGACGATGATACCCGGGACCGGCTCTGGATAAGCCTTACAAACCTGCGCCACCAGGAAGGCCTGCAGAAAACGATCCACCACCTGCAGGAAGAGGTGGGCAGAAAATACAGCATCGACAGCTCCATTGTAGGCAACAGCCCTGCCATCCGCAAAACCTTTTCTATTATTGAAAAGGCTGCCAAAAGTAAAATAACCGTTTCTGTTACCGGCGAAACAGGTACCGGTAAGGAGCTGGTGGCCAAAGCCATTCACTATAACTCCGCACGCCGCAGTAAACCCTTTGTGGCAGTAAATATTTCTGCCATTCCTAAAGATCTGATAGAAAGCGAACTTTTTGGGCATGAGAAGGGATCTTTTACAGGCGCCGATGCCCGGAGAATTGGCTTATTCGAAGAAGCACACGGAGGTTCTCTTTTTCTGGATGAGATTGCCGACATGGATATTGCCATGCAATCCAAATTATTAAGGGCCCTGCAGGAAATGGAGATAAAGCGTGTTGGCAGCAACAAACCTGTTTCTGTAGATGTACGCCTGCTGGTGGCAACCCACAAAAACCTTGGAGAAGAGGTACGGGCGGGTCGTTTCAGAGAAGATTTATACTACAGGCTGCTGGGCCTGCCTATTCACCTGCCGCCACTACGCGAAAGAAACACAGATATTCTGTTGCTTGCCAAACATTTCATAAAGAGCTACTGCCAGGACAATGGACTGCAGCCCCTGAGTTTAAGCCCCGATGCACAACGAAAACTGATGGATTATCCATGGCCAGGTAATGTAAGGGAGTTAAAAGCTGTTGCAGAGCTGGCATGCGTTATGAGTGATGGCAATATGCTGGAAAGCGAGCATATACAGTTAATGCATTCCTCTCCCCTGGATGCACTTTTAACTGAAGAACTTTCTTTAAAAGAATATACAAACCGCATCATACGCCGCTACCTGGATCGTTATGATCAGAATGTATTGCAGGTGGCCAAAAAGCTGCAGGTAGGTAAATCCACCATTTATCGCCTGCTGCAGGATAAAGAGCTGTAG
- the uvsE gene encoding UV damage endonuclease (COG4294 UV damage repair endonuclease) → MIHRIGYACLNQTLSNKKFSVNRGMIRKTFLEKGVHYAGELIQQNLQDLAGVISWNHQHGIRFYRLSSDMFPWMSEYEIEALPQFDAIGAQLTHIGTLAAAYEQRLSYHPGPFNVLASENENVVTKTIKELNQHSQIMDLMGLSQSPFNKINIHIGTTLQGEKQKAMDNFCRNFERLSDGTQSRLTVENDDKGSMFHTGDLYEGIHKSIGIPLVFDFHHHYCHSGGLSEEEAIRIATSTWPAGIIPVVHYSEPKSFTEKKLIRAHADFIEHEIPDYGLNFDVMLEAKQKECALIRYREKEQEGELEENLFNSLPTPF, encoded by the coding sequence ATGATACACAGAATAGGCTATGCATGCCTGAATCAAACACTTTCGAATAAAAAATTTTCTGTAAACCGGGGCATGATCCGCAAAACTTTTCTGGAGAAGGGAGTCCATTATGCCGGGGAGCTGATACAGCAAAATCTGCAAGATCTCGCCGGGGTTATCAGCTGGAATCATCAGCACGGGATACGCTTTTACAGGCTTAGCAGCGATATGTTTCCCTGGATGAGCGAATATGAAATAGAGGCACTGCCCCAGTTCGATGCCATTGGCGCACAGCTGACCCACATTGGCACTCTCGCTGCAGCATACGAACAGCGCCTTAGCTATCATCCGGGGCCTTTTAATGTGCTGGCTTCTGAAAACGAAAATGTGGTAACTAAAACCATTAAGGAGCTTAACCAGCATAGCCAGATCATGGACCTGATGGGCCTGAGCCAAAGCCCCTTTAATAAGATAAACATACACATAGGCACCACCCTGCAGGGCGAAAAGCAAAAAGCAATGGACAACTTCTGCAGAAATTTTGAGAGACTTTCAGATGGCACCCAATCCCGCCTCACGGTAGAAAATGACGATAAAGGCAGTATGTTTCACACCGGCGACCTCTACGAGGGCATCCATAAGTCTATTGGCATTCCATTGGTTTTTGATTTTCATCACCATTACTGCCATTCCGGAGGTTTAAGTGAAGAAGAGGCAATTCGCATCGCCACCAGCACCTGGCCTGCCGGTATTATTCCTGTGGTGCATTATTCAGAGCCAAAATCATTCACCGAAAAAAAATTGATACGGGCGCATGCAGATTTTATAGAACACGAAATACCCGACTACGGACTTAATTTTGATGTGATGCTGGAGGCAAAGCAAAAAGAGTGTGCGTTGATCCGCTACAGGGAGAAGGAACAGGAAGGTGAGCTGGAGGAAAACCTGTTTAACAGCCTGCCCACCCCTTTTTGA
- a CDS encoding glycogen debranching protein (COG3408 Glycogen debranching enzyme), with translation MKLNIFVILALSGLFACTQVGMESSQSFSDRELYQSGTFTVYGDRVTQGLYEAVALTPTSMISNYQSPANDKHSRGISFKFSLNGKDNELPVGENHFMVLYPERREVVSPVITFGQRHTDTTSVPKDNFLEPNTVFRIRLDMRPVLQEFEDHGFYTDYAGNRVYKQDFKGVYIAGDAEPLSWDFENLPSRAGMQLTDTHDNGIYETTIILNQYSPQDFVAHRWELKEDISKYPQFSSNLPLIDALYNLSLEEIILNIEKNKTFRTGKEWEGVWTRDISYSLVLGLAAIEPEISRNSLMAKVRNGRIIQDTGTGGSWPVSTDRTTWALAAWEVYAVTGDEGWLREAYNIIKKTVEEDLQVAFNEETGLFKGESSFLDWRIQSYPRWMGPVSIFVSESLGTNVVHYETYRILTRMAQILGEPAARWQQVAETVKKGINEQLWVPDRGFYGQFLYGNTYLVQSPRAETLGEALSILYGVADEQQAASVVSSMPVTRFGTTSIYPQIPDVPPYHNHGIWPFVQAFWNWAAAEVKNEQALQHGLGALYRSTALFLTNKENLVANSGDYKGTEINSDRQLWSVAGNLAMVYRIFYGMRFEPAGLRLTPAVPQAYADSRTLSNFRYRNAILTLELSGWGNEIAEVLLDGERLKEALIPADLQGEHRVEIRLANNSFNSQPYNLTANHTSLPTPQVQFSQQSLTWMPVEGAVAYQVWRNGSMVEQVEEGPYKLPESMDQYAEYMVAAVDSAGWPSYLSEPLSVVTHDRIQLIEAEQIVPTSSLSYEGFSGKGFIELTKTDNTSLSFMVEAPADGKYLLDLHFSNGSGPVNTDNKAAIRSLYVGDTYAGSLVMPQLGRDEWSNWAFSNPLKIELKQGKNELHLRFMPWNENMNVEVNRAMLDFVRLIRL, from the coding sequence ATGAAACTCAACATATTTGTTATACTGGCACTATCAGGCCTGTTCGCATGCACCCAAGTAGGTATGGAATCATCACAATCATTTTCAGATCGGGAACTTTATCAATCAGGTACTTTTACAGTTTATGGCGACAGGGTAACACAGGGTTTATACGAAGCTGTAGCGCTTACGCCTACCTCTATGATTTCTAACTACCAAAGCCCTGCTAACGACAAGCACAGCCGCGGTATAAGTTTTAAGTTCAGTTTGAACGGAAAAGACAATGAACTGCCCGTGGGCGAAAACCATTTTATGGTGCTGTATCCGGAGCGTAGAGAGGTGGTGAGCCCGGTGATCACATTTGGCCAGCGCCATACCGATACTACATCGGTGCCTAAAGATAATTTTCTGGAGCCCAATACAGTTTTTCGCATCAGGCTGGATATGCGCCCGGTACTGCAGGAGTTTGAAGATCATGGGTTTTATACCGATTATGCCGGTAACCGGGTGTACAAGCAGGATTTTAAGGGTGTATATATAGCCGGAGATGCTGAACCACTAAGCTGGGATTTTGAGAACTTACCCTCCCGGGCCGGTATGCAGCTGACTGACACCCATGATAACGGGATTTATGAAACTACCATTATTTTAAATCAGTATAGCCCCCAGGACTTTGTAGCACATCGCTGGGAGCTGAAGGAAGATATATCCAAATATCCTCAGTTCAGCTCTAACCTGCCACTTATTGATGCCCTGTATAACCTATCGCTGGAGGAGATTATACTGAATATTGAGAAAAACAAGACTTTCCGCACAGGAAAGGAATGGGAAGGCGTCTGGACCCGCGACATCAGCTATAGCCTTGTTTTAGGACTGGCGGCCATAGAACCGGAAATTTCCAGGAACAGCCTGATGGCAAAGGTCCGGAATGGCCGTATTATCCAGGATACCGGCACTGGCGGTTCCTGGCCGGTATCTACCGACCGTACCACCTGGGCACTGGCCGCCTGGGAGGTATATGCAGTAACCGGCGATGAGGGCTGGCTGCGGGAGGCTTACAATATTATTAAAAAGACGGTAGAGGAAGACCTGCAGGTTGCCTTTAACGAAGAAACAGGTTTGTTCAAGGGAGAATCCAGTTTTTTAGACTGGCGCATCCAGAGCTATCCGCGCTGGATGGGACCCGTGTCCATCTTTGTCAGTGAAAGCCTGGGTACCAATGTTGTGCATTACGAAACTTACCGGATTTTAACCCGCATGGCCCAGATTTTGGGAGAGCCTGCAGCGCGTTGGCAGCAGGTGGCCGAAACTGTTAAAAAAGGAATTAATGAGCAGCTATGGGTGCCTGACAGGGGGTTCTACGGGCAGTTCTTATACGGCAATACCTACCTGGTGCAATCTCCCCGCGCCGAAACGCTGGGCGAAGCGCTGAGCATTCTCTATGGGGTAGCAGATGAGCAGCAGGCAGCTTCTGTTGTAAGCAGCATGCCGGTTACCAGGTTTGGGACTACCTCTATTTATCCGCAAATACCTGATGTGCCTCCTTACCATAACCATGGTATATGGCCCTTTGTGCAGGCTTTCTGGAACTGGGCTGCAGCTGAGGTTAAAAACGAGCAGGCGCTCCAGCATGGGTTGGGGGCATTGTACCGCTCAACTGCGCTCTTTCTTACCAATAAAGAAAATTTAGTAGCCAACAGCGGCGATTATAAAGGAACCGAAATAAACTCCGACCGCCAGTTATGGAGTGTGGCAGGTAACCTGGCCATGGTATACCGTATTTTTTATGGCATGCGCTTTGAGCCAGCGGGCCTCCGGCTAACACCAGCGGTACCTCAGGCTTATGCCGACAGCCGCACACTTAGTAATTTTCGCTACCGGAATGCCATACTTACCTTAGAGCTATCGGGCTGGGGAAACGAAATTGCAGAGGTGCTGCTGGATGGCGAGCGCCTGAAGGAAGCCCTGATACCTGCTGACCTGCAGGGCGAGCACCGGGTGGAGATCCGTTTGGCAAATAACAGCTTTAACAGCCAGCCTTACAATCTTACCGCCAATCATACTTCTTTGCCTACCCCGCAGGTTCAGTTTAGCCAGCAAAGCCTCACCTGGATGCCTGTAGAAGGTGCAGTGGCTTACCAGGTATGGCGCAATGGCAGTATGGTAGAGCAGGTAGAAGAAGGCCCCTATAAACTTCCGGAATCTATGGATCAGTATGCAGAGTATATGGTGGCTGCTGTTGATTCTGCCGGATGGCCTTCTTATTTAAGTGAGCCGCTAAGTGTGGTAACACATGACCGTATTCAGCTGATTGAGGCCGAGCAGATTGTTCCTACTTCCAGTTTATCTTATGAAGGCTTTAGTGGCAAAGGTTTTATTGAGCTAACAAAAACGGATAATACCAGCCTAAGCTTTATGGTAGAAGCCCCCGCCGATGGGAAGTATTTGTTGGATTTGCACTTCAGCAACGGTAGCGGACCAGTCAATACAGATAATAAGGCAGCCATACGAAGCCTGTATGTTGGAGATACTTATGCAGGTTCCCTGGTAATGCCTCAGCTGGGCCGTGACGAGTGGTCTAACTGGGCTTTCAGCAATCCCTTAAAAATAGAGCTGAAGCAGGGCAAAAATGAGCTGCACCTGCGTTTTATGCCTTGGAATGAGAACATGAATGTAGAAGTAAACAGGGCAATGCTCGATTTTGTAAGGCTGATTCGTTTGTAA
- a CDS encoding peroxiredoxin (COG0450 Peroxiredoxin) produces MLKPNQLVPNIHIPLLSGGNWDLYTQTPRQFTLLIFYRGHHCPVCRFYLNSLSTHLSEFEARGINVLALSSNTLEKARQSQSEWHTDRLPIGYDYPVEEARALGLFISRGIKQHEPELFFEPAVLIVKPDNTLYSIIVQSMPFGRPNIKDMLQAFDYIIDENYPPRGDA; encoded by the coding sequence ATGCTGAAGCCCAATCAATTAGTACCAAATATTCACATACCGCTGCTCAGCGGTGGAAACTGGGACCTTTATACTCAGACACCCAGGCAATTTACACTTCTGATTTTTTACAGGGGCCATCACTGCCCTGTTTGCCGCTTTTACCTGAACAGCTTAAGCACCCATCTGAGCGAGTTCGAAGCCAGGGGAATCAATGTATTAGCTTTAAGCTCCAACACCCTTGAGAAAGCCCGGCAGTCGCAAAGCGAATGGCACACCGACCGCCTGCCAATTGGCTATGATTATCCTGTAGAAGAAGCCAGAGCGTTGGGGCTTTTTATCTCCAGGGGTATTAAACAGCATGAGCCTGAGCTATTCTTCGAACCTGCTGTACTAATTGTAAAACCTGACAATACGCTTTACAGCATTATTGTACAAAGCATGCCTTTTGGCAGACCCAACATCAAAGACATGCTACAGGCCTTCGATTATATCATCGATGAAAATTATCCACCACGGGGAGATGCTTAA
- a CDS encoding PAS domain-containing protein (COG2202 FOG: PAS/PAC domain): MSELEILKKALEQEQQARKAAEQIIEEKSAALYASNQELLKLNEQLEQEVRTRIEEGEILARLPEEIPDPVMRISRYGIITYTNNAYKQHWAPSLGIQEGSPYPPIFQESIDKAIIDNSPHVAEFTLNERNWSVQFSAVEPYGYVNILARDITQQIQNQAHIHKSQEALLEAQELGNLGRWEFNLHDATFSWSPQLFRQYGIDPSTTEPDGGDFFQFVHPEDLPGAHQGVAQAMETGYAQFELRIIRKDGSIRHLYTTVKTESVHGEPSRMYGTSLDVTDLRLTERQLRESEERFQLAMEGMSDGLWDWDLLCGSVYLSPQWKALIGYEDDELENKYENFSRFVHPEDMIKLEQIFLNVPDVPKYKLSYEFRIKHRNGTWRHMMSRCVVLRSDQGEVIRLVGATTDLTHRIESEQKLLNSLEQMKILSRISFMFNSVAEDFEQPIQDAIGIIGKHSGVSRVYVFENSSDGVFASNTFEWCRTGTAPLIEELQNVPYSALQTFQKTLKKQGIIASDLSNISPVVQGLLSKKGVKSLMIMPFYVQDELRGFVGFDDCARHRQWESADVELLRTFANLIGNIFERQQAEYKVLQSEEKYRSLVDNLTEIIFQADASNRLSFLNPAWQEITGYSPEESLGKSLISYMPPEDQNEFKALQILLFEHKIDFCRQVMRLQVKDGSIRYVEVFARLIEGKWGQSEGLSGTLTDVTEQQITKDKLIKAKELAENASQAKAQFLSVMSHEIRTPLNAMLGISHLLIRQNPRPDQEENLRMLTFSGENLLSLINDILDFNKIESGKIVIEKNSFNLRKLCNSLQKSLSLKADEKGIGLELSIDEEVPASIVGDSTRLTQILNNLLDNAIKFTHSGQVRLSIKVLKKSSTSSLLKFRVSDTGIGIPKESLTSIFEAFTQVHLSNKHQYGGTGLGLAIIKRLLDLLGSKIEVKSIVGKGSDFSFELAFDIVDEKLPAPPIQTEQATPQQDLQQASLLLVEDNPLNMLVLVQFFEIWGMHPDIAENGLQAIGKIKDKHYDVVLMDLHMPEMDGIEATRYVREELGLADLPIIALTANALPGIRQKVVAAGMTDYISKPFEPEDLFQKVMQYVSRPGTDTGPKPLVTTAALHADAVSAETVKTAEQLYSLQKLYQQSNNNAAFVERMVNLFIKTCSEQLSTLRNCLEQGEVANLRDIAHRLKPSIDLFDIRCQRQTVRRLEKIELSEMQSPDGWIVVENFINCLDKVILQLQEWLSKQATLPSRS, translated from the coding sequence ATGAGCGAACTGGAAATATTAAAAAAAGCACTGGAGCAGGAACAGCAGGCCCGCAAAGCAGCTGAGCAGATTATTGAGGAAAAATCTGCAGCGCTTTACGCCTCTAATCAGGAACTGCTGAAGCTGAACGAACAGCTGGAGCAGGAAGTGCGCACCCGCATTGAAGAGGGTGAAATACTTGCACGTTTGCCCGAAGAAATTCCTGATCCGGTAATGCGCATTAGCCGCTATGGTATTATCACCTATACCAACAATGCCTATAAGCAACACTGGGCTCCCAGCCTGGGTATTCAGGAAGGATCTCCCTACCCTCCTATTTTTCAGGAATCCATAGACAAAGCCATTATAGACAACAGTCCTCATGTAGCTGAATTTACATTAAATGAGCGCAACTGGTCGGTGCAGTTCAGTGCTGTAGAGCCTTATGGATATGTAAACATTCTGGCCAGAGATATTACCCAGCAAATACAAAACCAGGCACATATACACAAAAGTCAGGAAGCCCTGTTGGAAGCCCAGGAGCTGGGTAACCTGGGCCGCTGGGAGTTTAACCTGCATGACGCAACCTTTAGCTGGTCACCACAGCTCTTTCGCCAGTATGGTATAGACCCCAGTACAACTGAACCTGACGGCGGAGACTTTTTTCAGTTTGTACACCCTGAAGATTTACCGGGCGCACATCAGGGAGTAGCTCAGGCCATGGAAACTGGCTATGCACAATTCGAACTGCGCATTATCAGAAAAGACGGAAGCATACGCCATTTATATACCACTGTAAAAACCGAATCTGTTCATGGTGAGCCAAGCCGTATGTATGGCACCTCGCTGGATGTAACAGATCTCAGGCTCACAGAAAGGCAGCTCAGAGAAAGTGAAGAACGTTTTCAGCTTGCCATGGAGGGCATGAGCGACGGACTTTGGGATTGGGACCTGTTGTGCGGAAGCGTTTACCTCTCTCCCCAATGGAAAGCTTTGATTGGCTATGAGGATGATGAGCTGGAAAATAAGTATGAAAACTTTAGTCGCTTTGTGCATCCGGAAGATATGATAAAGCTTGAGCAGATTTTCCTGAATGTCCCGGATGTACCCAAATATAAGCTTAGCTATGAGTTTAGGATAAAGCACCGGAACGGAACATGGCGGCATATGATGTCCCGTTGTGTAGTGCTGCGCAGCGATCAGGGAGAGGTAATCCGCCTGGTTGGTGCCACCACCGACCTTACGCACCGCATAGAATCAGAACAAAAGCTTCTTAATAGTCTGGAACAGATGAAAATCCTTTCCCGGATTTCGTTTATGTTCAACTCTGTGGCCGAAGATTTTGAGCAGCCCATACAGGATGCAATTGGCATTATCGGAAAGCATTCAGGTGTATCCAGGGTATATGTGTTTGAAAACTCTTCTGATGGCGTGTTTGCCTCCAATACCTTTGAGTGGTGCAGAACCGGTACAGCCCCTCTCATAGAAGAACTGCAGAATGTTCCCTACTCAGCACTTCAAACCTTTCAAAAAACTTTAAAGAAACAGGGCATTATTGCCTCAGACCTAAGTAATATCTCTCCGGTTGTACAGGGCTTGCTGAGCAAGAAAGGTGTAAAATCACTCATGATCATGCCTTTCTATGTGCAGGATGAGCTAAGAGGCTTTGTGGGCTTCGATGATTGTGCCCGGCACCGCCAGTGGGAATCTGCCGACGTTGAATTACTAAGAACTTTCGCCAACCTGATTGGCAACATATTCGAACGCCAGCAGGCAGAATATAAAGTACTGCAGAGTGAAGAAAAGTACCGCTCACTGGTTGATAACCTGACAGAAATTATTTTTCAGGCCGATGCCAGCAACAGGCTAAGCTTTTTAAACCCGGCATGGCAGGAGATTACCGGTTATAGTCCTGAAGAAAGTTTGGGTAAGAGCCTCATCAGTTACATGCCACCCGAAGATCAGAATGAGTTTAAAGCTTTACAGATTCTGCTCTTTGAGCATAAGATTGATTTTTGCCGCCAGGTAATGCGCCTGCAGGTGAAAGACGGCAGCATTCGCTATGTTGAAGTATTTGCCCGCCTGATTGAAGGTAAATGGGGCCAGTCCGAAGGACTTAGTGGTACCCTTACCGATGTTACGGAACAGCAGATCACAAAGGACAAGCTGATAAAAGCCAAGGAGCTGGCAGAAAATGCTTCACAGGCAAAAGCACAGTTCCTGTCTGTGATGAGTCACGAGATCAGAACCCCCCTTAATGCCATGTTGGGTATTTCGCACCTGCTCATACGCCAGAACCCCCGCCCGGATCAGGAAGAAAACCTGCGCATGCTCACGTTCTCCGGAGAGAACCTGCTGTCACTGATCAACGATATCCTTGACTTCAACAAAATTGAATCTGGCAAAATAGTCATAGAAAAAAATTCATTCAACCTGCGCAAGCTATGCAACAGTCTGCAAAAATCGCTTAGCCTGAAAGCTGATGAAAAAGGTATAGGCCTGGAGCTGAGTATTGACGAAGAGGTGCCTGCAAGCATAGTAGGCGACTCCACCCGCCTAACCCAGATTCTGAACAACCTGCTGGATAATGCAATTAAGTTTACCCACAGTGGCCAGGTAAGGCTTAGCATTAAGGTGCTGAAAAAAAGCAGTACCAGCAGCCTGTTAAAGTTCAGGGTGAGTGATACAGGCATAGGTATTCCAAAAGAATCACTCACCAGTATATTTGAAGCCTTTACCCAGGTTCACTTAAGCAACAAGCATCAGTATGGAGGTACAGGTTTAGGCCTTGCTATCATAAAACGCCTGCTGGATTTACTGGGCAGCAAAATTGAGGTAAAGAGCATCGTTGGCAAAGGCAGTGATTTCAGCTTTGAATTAGCATTTGATATAGTAGATGAAAAATTACCCGCACCGCCTATACAAACAGAACAGGCCACTCCCCAGCAAGACCTGCAGCAGGCTTCGCTCCTGCTGGTAGAAGATAACCCCCTGAACATGCTGGTGCTGGTACAATTTTTTGAAATCTGGGGTATGCACCCGGACATAGCAGAAAATGGATTGCAGGCCATCGGCAAAATAAAAGACAAGCATTACGATGTTGTGCTTATGGACCTGCACATGCCGGAAATGGATGGCATAGAGGCTACCCGTTATGTGCGCGAAGAATTAGGCCTAGCCGATCTGCCCATCATTGCACTTACTGCCAATGCCCTGCCAGGTATCAGGCAAAAAGTTGTAGCCGCCGGTATGACCGACTATATCAGCAAGCCTTTTGAACCAGAGGATCTTTTCCAGAAGGTGATGCAGTATGTGTCGCGGCCCGGCACTGATACCGGACCAAAACCACTTGTTACCACAGCTGCATTACATGCTGATGCAGTTTCTGCTGAAACGGTAAAAACAGCAGAACAGCTTTACAGCCTCCAAAAACTCTATCAGCAAAGCAACAACAATGCTGCCTTTGTAGAGCGAATGGTTAACCTGTTCATTAAAACCTGCAGCGAACAACTAAGTACGCTCCGCAACTGCCTGGAACAGGGAGAGGTAGCAAATTTAAGAGATATTGCCCACCGCTTAAAACCAAGTATCGATCTATTTGATATCCGCTGTCAGCGGCAAACGGTACGCAGGCTCGAAAAAATAGAGCTAAGCGAAATGCAATCGCCTGATGGATGGATCGTGGTCGAAAATTTTATTAACTGTCTGGATAAGGTTATTCTTCAACTGCAGGAATGGCTGAGCAAACAAGCCACGCTGCCAAGCAGATCTTAA
- a CDS encoding Para-aminobenzoate synthase, amidotransferase component (COG2071 Predicted glutamine amidotransferases) — protein MAWFFTALAVRLAGGKPVRITPSRPRTADGLQALIIGGGADVDPDAYQQDHVVQEYLNQTLNHPRKTWLQRIGRFARMAYYPALFFMRKLLSRSKGRGWSLDKARDHLEFQLIDQAVKKGLPVLGICRGSQLMNVYFGGTLHQDINTFYSEEPNPSSVFPVKKVYIKKGSRLAGVVGQHHLRVNALHKQAVKDPGTGVEIVAREPNKVVQGIELPGSPFMIGVQWHPEYLPQRRQHRRIFKAIIEAAKNVQSQIEAPDMHEALSSPVAQRLQVLETSEEPGALEQGYNT, from the coding sequence ATGGCCTGGTTTTTTACTGCACTGGCCGTAAGGCTGGCCGGAGGAAAGCCGGTACGCATTACACCCTCGCGGCCACGAACTGCAGATGGTCTGCAGGCGCTCATCATTGGTGGTGGTGCCGACGTTGATCCGGACGCTTATCAGCAGGATCATGTAGTGCAGGAGTATCTGAATCAAACACTGAATCATCCGCGTAAAACCTGGCTGCAGCGTATTGGCCGCTTTGCCCGCATGGCGTACTACCCGGCCCTGTTCTTTATGCGCAAGCTTTTGAGCCGCTCTAAAGGCAGAGGCTGGTCGCTCGATAAAGCCAGGGACCATCTGGAGTTTCAGCTTATAGACCAGGCAGTAAAAAAAGGGCTGCCTGTACTGGGTATATGCAGAGGTTCGCAGCTCATGAATGTCTATTTTGGCGGAACCCTTCACCAGGACATTAATACGTTTTATAGCGAGGAGCCAAATCCTTCCAGCGTATTTCCAGTTAAGAAAGTATATATAAAGAAGGGCAGCAGGCTGGCTGGCGTGGTCGGACAGCATCATCTCAGGGTAAATGCCCTTCATAAACAGGCGGTTAAAGATCCGGGCACAGGAGTGGAAATAGTGGCCCGGGAACCAAATAAGGTGGTGCAGGGCATTGAGCTACCCGGGTCTCCTTTTATGATAGGCGTGCAGTGGCACCCGGAGTATTTGCCCCAGCGCAGGCAGCACCGCCGCATATTTAAAGCTATCATAGAAGCGGCCAAGAATGTTCAAAGCCAGATTGAAGCACCGGATATGCACGAAGCTTTGTCCAGCCCTGTTGCCCAAAGGCTGCAGGTACTGGAGACCAGTGAAGAGCCGGGAGCACTGGAGCAGGGTTACAATACTTAG